In the Campylobacter lari genome, CAATAAAATTTAAAAAATCTCCTTGCGTATTTTGACTATCACTAATAGCAATAATTTTTTTATCCCACATAAATACTATCGCTCATTATAGCTTGCAAATTTGCATTTTTTAGCATAGCTAAAACCTCATCAACACTACGCATATCACTAATTTGAAACTGATCATCGCCTTTTTTATCGCCTTGATGCTCACCCACTCCCACGCTCACACCTGCACTCATTTTAGTAGCTCCAAGTTTAATAACCCCGTCTCTAAATCCTGCTCTTTCACGCGTAGAAATCGTAATACTTGCAAAAGGTAAAAACAATCTATAAGCACACAAAACTTGCAAAAGTCTTGTCTCGCTTACATCTTTTGGATGAATTTTTTTATTATTAATAATAGGTCTTAGTCTAGGGATAGATAAAGCTATTTCAGCATGAGGGTATTTTTGCTGTAAAAAATACGCATGTAAAGCCGTGGCAAAAGCATCTCTTCTGAAATCATCTATACCAAGTAAAGCTCCAAAAGCAACCCCTCTCATACCCGCTTTTAACGCTCGCTCTTGCGCATGAAAACGATACTCAAATACACTTTTTTCACCTTCAATATGAATTTTAGAATAAGTTTTTTGATTATAAGTTTCTTGATAAACACTTACATATTCACAACCCTTTTCATGAAGCAGTGCATACTCATCTACATTCATAGGATAAACTTCAATTCCAACAACCTTAAAATACTCTTTTGCTATTTCACAAGCTTTGGCAAGATATTCTACGCTAGCATATTCCCTACCCTCACCTGTTAAGAGTAAAATTTCTTCCAAGCCACTTTTTTTAATCTCTTGCATTTCTTTGTGAATTTCGACCTCATTTAGCTTAGCTCTTTTAATGTTATTTCCTTTTTGAAATCCACAATAAGTGCATTTGCTATTGCAAAAATTAGAAAGATATAAAGGTGTAAAAAGTGAAATGGAATTTCCAAAGTGTCTTTGAGTAATCTTGCTTGATTTTTGTGCTAAATCTTCTATGAAATCTTCTGCTGTGCTTGAAAGCAAGGCTTTTAAATCATCTATATTAAGATAATCCTTAACTAAAGCTTGTTTTACATCAAAAGCGCTAAATTTATTTTCGTCAAAATTTTCAACTTCCTTTAAAACCTTAGTTAAAATTTCACTTTCAATACTTTGCATATGAGGATATTTTTGCATTTTAATCTCTTAAAAAACCACTCAAAGGCGAGCTTGCACTTGGCGTGCTTTCATTTGCTATGCCTGCTAAATACGCACTATATCCTGCATCTATAGCTAAAGCAAAAGCCTTTGCCATTTTTGCTACATCTTTAGCTTGGGCTATGGCAGTATTTGCCATCACTGCGCTTACTCCCATTTGCATGGCTTCGCAAGCTTGTGCTGGATTTCCTATGCCCGCATCTACTATAATAGGCAAGCTAATTTCATTAAGTAAAATTTGTATAAATTCTTTAGTTTTTAAGCCTTTGTTGCTTCCTATAGGTGCTCCAAGAGGCATTATAGCAGAAGCTCCTGCACTTGCCATAGCACGCGCTGCATATAAATCAGGATACATATAAACTAAAGGTATAAAACCCTCATTTGCTAAAAGTTCCACTGCTTTTATACTTTCATAATTATCCGGTAATAAATATTTACTATCGCTAATTACTTCAACCTTAATCATATCTCCACAGCCAAGCTCTCTTGCAAGTCTTGCTATACGCAATGCCTCATTAGCATTTCTTGCACCTGAAGTATTTGGTAAAAGCTTAATATGCTTTGGGATAAAATCAAGTATATTTTCTATACCTTTATCATTTACCCTACGCAAAGCTAAGGTAATAATCTCAACTTTTGCTTCTTCAATAGATGATTTTATAAGCTCAAAAGAAAATTTCCCAGAACCTAGAATAAACCTGGAATTAAACTCATATTTTCCTATTTTTAATTTTTCCATTACTCGCTCGCTAAAAGTTCTAAAACTAAATTTGCTTGATGTCCTGCGCAAATATTTACACGTGGTGCCATAAGTCCATTGCCTACTTTTGCCTCATTTTTTAAATCACCACAAACATAAAAGTTTTTTGCAATTTTTCTTGTTTGTATGCTGTTGCTATCGCCATATCCTGCTAAACCAGAAGCACAAATTAATGTTTTTTGAGGATAGTGTTGGTGAAAATTTTGCGCTAAAAGGGCTTTGTATTTTGCATTATCAAAGGCTTCACAGACTATATCATCATTTATAAAAAGTTCGGCTATATTTTCTTTTTCTATTTTTAAAACTTGTGCAAATACTTCTATAAAAGGATTAATTTTAGCGACTTGATCTTTTAAAGCTTCAGCCTTAAATTTACCCAAGTCTTCCACTATATAAGCTTGACGGTTAAGATTGCTTGGTTCCACCACATCAAAATCAATCAAATGAAGCCTACCAACCCCACTTCTTGCTAAATTTATAGCTATATGCGAACCAAGTCCACCAAGTCCACACACTGCTACACTTGCCTTTTTAAGTTTATCATGAAGTTTTGGAGTGTGTCTTGCCCTCATCATCGCATCAAGAGCTTCATATGGGGGTAAAGTATTTTTTTCTATACAAAAAAGCTCATCATTTTCTTTTAGCTCCAAACTTTCTTTTGTCGCAAAACCATTGATTATCCACACATCATTTTCATTTTTACTCACACTTTGAAAAAAATCCAAAGTATTTTTAAAATGCGTGTCTATCACACTACCATTAAATTTAATTCTCATCAACCACCACCTACAAAAGTAACAATTTCTGCTTTATCATTTTCTTTTAAAATTAAATTTTCAAATTTATCCCTTGGGATAATTTCTCCGTTTAATTCTAAAGCGATAAATTCTATTTTTAATTGCTTTTCTTTAATATAATCCATAAATCTAAGCTCTTTTAACTCAAGCTTTTGCCCATTGATAATCATTTAAAACCTTTATTTATTTTACTTAAAATACTTACTCGCTTGCATTATTATAATTAAATCTTAAAATAATAGCTTCTTTTATCTCTCCAATATCAATAGCATCTTCTAAATTATAACCAAGTCTCAAAAGTAAAATTTCCAAATCTTTTTTAAATTTTATTTTTGTAGGTTTATTATGATAGGTTTCATTTCTAGCTTTTCTTATTTGACTTAGTTTTGTCTTAAGATGTTCTTTGGTGCCAAAACTTGGTAAGACTTGATTTTTATATATTTTTTTATCTTTAAATATATAAGCAAATTCACTCCAATGATCTATCAATATCTCTTCTAAATCAATCAAACAAAAATCATCAAAAATTTGCCAAGTACTATTATATTCATCTATTTTTTGACATCTCTTTTTAACTTTTTTTAAAAGATTTTTCAAAGCAGGATTAAAAACTTCTTCACCAGATTTAAACCAATCATCATCTAACTTATTATACAAATTTGCTATTTTTACTGCTAAAGTACTTCTTAGAGCATTTTCATAACATTGTAAAAGTAAAAAATTTGCTTGATGATTTTTGCGTCTTTTGGAATAAATTTTCATAATTAACTCAAACAAATCTTCGCATTTTTGATTTTTTTCTAAAATCTTTTGTGCTTCTTTGCAAGCTCCCCACAAATATCCAAAATGCAAAACATTGATCCCTTTTATCATTCTAAATTTAAAATCACATTTTAATTTAAAATTGATAAATAGCTTTTCTATTTTTTCATAGCTACTTACATCAAGCTCAAAAGACATTTTACTTCCTATTAACTCCATTTTAAAAAATTAATGATATAATTTTAGAAGTTTAGAGGGCTAACTTGCCGGTAGCTGCAAGGTACTCTTAAATGAGAGGCTACTCTAAATTCCTATTATATCCATGCTTTTTTTCTAGTTAAAATTCTCTAATAAATCTTTAAAAACTAAATACAATTTTTCAAGCTCTTCTATACTCACTCTTTCATCAATAGCATGAATTCTATCATTGCACACGCCAAATTCTACTACTTTCACGCCAAACTCAGCAAAATATCTTGCATCGCTTGTGCCACCTTTGGTGTTAAGTTCTGGCACTACTTGAGTGATTTTTTGCACACTTTCATTTAGTTTTTGTACGATTTTAGAATCACTTTGTGTTAAAAAAGGCTTAGAACTTTGTTCCAAACATAACTCATAATCAAGCCCTTCGCAAGTCTTTTCTACATAAGCTTTTATATCTTCAATGCTAGTTTGTGGAGAATTTCTCACATTAAACATCAATTTTAAATCATTTGGGGTTACATTGCACACTTCCATACCACCGCGTATATCAGTAATGACAATTTTAGATGGTGTAAATACCTCATCACCTGGATCAAGATCAAATCCTGCTAAAAATTTCAAAGCTGAAGCAAAATTATGCACAGGATTAATGCATTTTTGCGGGTATGCTACATGGCCTTGCTTACCTTTGATGAGTAATTTTGCATTGATAGAACCACGACGCCCTATTTTAATACTATCTCCAAATTTTTTATCACAAG is a window encoding:
- the thiH gene encoding 2-iminoacetate synthase ThiH, with protein sequence MQKYPHMQSIESEILTKVLKEVENFDENKFSAFDVKQALVKDYLNIDDLKALLSSTAEDFIEDLAQKSSKITQRHFGNSISLFTPLYLSNFCNSKCTYCGFQKGNNIKRAKLNEVEIHKEMQEIKKSGLEEILLLTGEGREYASVEYLAKACEIAKEYFKVVGIEVYPMNVDEYALLHEKGCEYVSVYQETYNQKTYSKIHIEGEKSVFEYRFHAQERALKAGMRGVAFGALLGIDDFRRDAFATALHAYFLQQKYPHAEIALSIPRLRPIINNKKIHPKDVSETRLLQVLCAYRLFLPFASITISTRERAGFRDGVIKLGATKMSAGVSVGVGEHQGDKKGDDQFQISDMRSVDEVLAMLKNANLQAIMSDSIYVG
- the thiF gene encoding thiamine biosynthesis protein ThiF gives rise to the protein MMRIKFNGSVIDTHFKNTLDFFQSVSKNENDVWIINGFATKESLELKENDELFCIEKNTLPPYEALDAMMRARHTPKLHDKLKKASVAVCGLGGLGSHIAINLARSGVGRLHLIDFDVVEPSNLNRQAYIVEDLGKFKAEALKDQVAKINPFIEVFAQVLKIEKENIAELFINDDIVCEAFDNAKYKALLAQNFHQHYPQKTLICASGLAGYGDSNSIQTRKIAKNFYVCGDLKNEAKVGNGLMAPRVNICAGHQANLVLELLASE
- the dapE gene encoding succinyl-diaminopimelate desuccinylase — encoded protein: MQVVEIFKELSKFKSITPDDDGALNYIAVELSDFEAFFIEKEGVKNLLLTKKFSDDGEHLAFGGHVDVVPAGDGWSSDPFEPLEKDEFIYARGAQDMKSGVAAFMCAVKEVENFKGRISLILTSDEEGEAKFGTLEVLKFMQEKDMLPDFAVVAEPTCDKKFGDSIKIGRRGSINAKLLIKGKQGHVAYPQKCINPVHNFASALKFLAGFDLDPGDEVFTPSKIVITDIRGGMEVCNVTPNDLKLMFNVRNSPQTSIEDIKAYVEKTCEGLDYELCLEQSSKPFLTQSDSKIVQKLNESVQKITQVVPELNTKGGTSDARYFAEFGVKVVEFGVCNDRIHAIDERVSIEELEKLYLVFKDLLENFN
- the thiS gene encoding sulfur carrier protein ThiS, which codes for MIINGQKLELKELRFMDYIKEKQLKIEFIALELNGEIIPRDKFENLILKENDKAEIVTFVGGG
- a CDS encoding thiazole synthase; amino-acid sequence: MEKLKIGKYEFNSRFILGSGKFSFELIKSSIEEAKVEIITLALRRVNDKGIENILDFIPKHIKLLPNTSGARNANEALRIARLARELGCGDMIKVEVISDSKYLLPDNYESIKAVELLANEGFIPLVYMYPDLYAARAMASAGASAIMPLGAPIGSNKGLKTKEFIQILLNEISLPIIVDAGIGNPAQACEAMQMGVSAVMANTAIAQAKDVAKMAKAFALAIDAGYSAYLAGIANESTPSASSPLSGFLRD